The stretch of DNA AGTGGCTGCGGGCATGAGCGCCATGGGAAGCGGCTTCAACGGCGCACGCCCCGGCACCGGACGGCACCCCGGCGGGCGTCCCGGCGGCATCACCAACGACCAGCGCCTCCTCGACAACGGCGACAGCGCTGAGTGGAACCACACCGACGTGTGGCGCGTGATGAAGATCCAGGCAGAGTTCGTGCAGGGGTTCAACGACCTCGCCGACCTCGGTCCGGCCATCAGTGTCTTCGGCAGCGCCCGCACCAGGACCGACGACCCGACGTACGAGCAGGGCGTGAAGGTCGGCGCCGCCCTGGCCCAGGCCGGGTTCTCCGTGATCACCGGCGGTGGCCCCGGAGCGATGGAGGCGGTGAACAAGGGCGCGGCGGAGGCCGGTGGCACCAGCGTCGGGCTGGGCATCGAGCTGCCCTGGGAGGCCCGGCTCAACGAGTACGTCAACCTCGGCATCGACTTCCGCTACTTCTTCGTCCGCAAGACGATGTTCATCAAGTACTCCCAGGGCTATGTCGTGATGCCCGGCGGTGTCGGCACGCTGGACGAGCTGTTCGAGGCCATGACGCTGGTGCAGACCCGCAAGGTCACGCAGTTCCCGATCGTGCTCCTCGGTGTCAGGCACTGGGAGGGGTTGGTGGAGTGGATGCGGACCACCATGCTGGCCGACGGCCGCATCGGGCAGTCCGACCTGGACATGCTGACCCTGACCGACGACGTGGACGAGGCCGTCGAGCTGATGGTGAAGGCGAGGGAC from Nocardioides sp. BP30 encodes:
- a CDS encoding LOG family protein, yielding MSAMGSGFNGARPGTGRHPGGRPGGITNDQRLLDNGDSAEWNHTDVWRVMKIQAEFVQGFNDLADLGPAISVFGSARTRTDDPTYEQGVKVGAALAQAGFSVITGGGPGAMEAVNKGAAEAGGTSVGLGIELPWEARLNEYVNLGIDFRYFFVRKTMFIKYSQGYVVMPGGVGTLDELFEAMTLVQTRKVTQFPIVLLGVRHWEGLVEWMRTTMLADGRIGQSDLDMLTLTDDVDEAVELMVKARDAS